The Candidatus Coatesbacteria bacterium nucleotide sequence CCGGCCAGGTCGTACACACTCAGGCTGACGCGCTGGGCCTCGGACAGGGTGAAGGCGACGCTGACGCTGTTATCGGCCGGGTTGGGATAGGGCTCCTCGAGGGCCAGCCGCTGCACCTGCTCCGGCACGACCACGGCCGCCGTCGGCCCGTATCTTTGCACTTGGCCTGCGTTATCCGTGGCCTCCAGCCAATAGACGTAGCTCCCGCCGGGCTCGACTTCGCGGTCCAGCCAGCGGCTGGTCGAACCGTCCAGGGAACCCGAGACGGCGACGGGCTCGTCCTCCCCGCGCAGCACTCGGACGGATGCGGGCGTATCGCCGTCAATGGACCAGGCCAGCAGAAGGCCGTCGTTCTCAGC carries:
- a CDS encoding T9SS type A sorting domain-containing protein codes for the protein MGDWYTVDSGGDDLSNYLDQDDRYFQYRLTLEASSDNTLSPRFEYISVEWTDTTDVKDVTLSATAENDGLLLAWSIDGDTPASVRVLRGEDEPVAVSGSLDGSTSRWLDREVEPGGSYVYWLEATDNAGQVQRYGPTAAVVVPEQVQRLALEEPYPNPADNSVSVAFTLSEAQRVSLSVYDLAGRRVTTLSEGELPAGRHEVAWNCAAASAGVYLLWLETEGEALSRRMVVGR